The genomic interval ATATGTTAGCTCAAGCCAAATCGATGCTCTGCTGGGTCTGGTTAAGGATGGTCAAAAGCGCATCGACGTTGTGAACCGGATCACCGGCAATGCATCCACGATCGTTGCCAGTGCTGCTCGCTCTTTGTTTGCAGAACAACCCCAGTTGATTGCTCCCGGTGGAAATGCTTACACCAACCGCCGCATGGCTGCCTGTCTGCGTGACATGGAAATCATCCTGCGTTACGTCACCTACGCGGTGTTCACCGGCGACGGTAGCGTTCTTGATGACCGCTGCTTGAATGGTCTGCGGGAAACCTACCTGGCTCTCGGCGTTCCCGGTGGTTCTGTGGCAACCGGCGTCAACAAGATGAAAGAAGCTGCGATTTCGATCGCCAACGACCCCAACGGTATCACCAGAGGCGATTGCAGCGCTCTGATGGCTGAATTGGGAAGCTACTTCGACCGGGCTGCTGCGGCTGTCGGCTAAACCAACTATTTTGCCTTTGCTGACACTCGTCAGCAGGACGAACATAGACTTCAACCAAAATTTTGTAAAACACTAGGGAGATACTATAGCGATGAAGACCCCATTAACTGAAGCCGTAGCTGCTGCTGATTCTCAAGGACGCTTCCTCAGCCCCTCAGAACTGCAAGTTGCCTTTGGTCGTTTGCGCCAAGCTGGACCTAGCCTGGAAGCAGCAAAAGCATTGGCTTCTAAGGCAGATTCTTTGGCTGACGGTGCTGCCAATGCAGTGTACCAGAAGTTCCCCTACACCACCCAAACTCAGGGTGCTAATTACGCTTCTGATGCGCGTGGTAAAGCAAAGTGTGTGCGGGACATCGGCTACTACCTGCGGATGGTGACCTACTGCTTGATTGCAGGTGGCACCGGTCCCATGGATGACTATCTGATTGCTGGTCTGGCTGAAATCAACAGCACCTTTGAGTTGTCTCCCAGCTGGTATGTTGAAGCCCTCAAGTACATCAAAGCGAATCATGGTCTCAGTGGCGACTCTGCTACCGAAGCCAATGGTTACATTGATTACGCCATCAACGCGCTGAGCTAGGCAGATCGCTTTGCCCGGAAAGGTAAATAGCCCTGGTGAGCGATCGCGAGTGGTTGGTTCCCTTTCCGGGCAATTTTATTAACTGCAAATTATTGATCGCTGAAAAAACTCGTCTATATTAGTCGTCAAAGCGGGGGATATCAGAAATGGCTGGATTACAAGAAGCAGGGAGATTAGGAATTAAGCCCTTTGAAGAAGCAAAACCAGTAGAACTGCGGCAGCATCGCGAAGAGGATGATGTCAAAGCAGTAATCTGGGCTGCTTATCGGCAAGTGCTGGGAAATGAACACCTGATGGAAAGCGAGCGGTTAAGCAGTGCTGAATCGCTTCTGCGTCAGGGAAATATTTCTGTACGGGATTTTGTTCGGGCGATCGCCCAGTCAGAATTGTATCGACGCAAGTTTTTCTATTCCAATTTCCATGTTCGTTTCATCGAATTGAACTATAAACACTTGCTGGGTCGCGCTCCTTATGATGAAGCAGAGATCGCCTACCATGTGGATCTCTACCAGGACAAGGGATACGAAGCTGAAATCAACTCCTACATCGACTCGTTGGAATATCAACAGAGCTTTGGAGATAACGTGGTGCCCTACTACCGCGATTTCCAAACGGATCATGCCGGACAAAGAACCGTAGGGTTCAGCCGTCTGTTGCATCTCTATCGCGGTTACGCTAACAGCGATCGTGCCCAGGGACAAAAACAAGCTCGGTTGACCTGGGAAGTTGCAAGAAACATGGCAACTCCGATTACTGCTCCCAGTAGTGGCGCACTTTCTGGGGCAACGGGTGGCAACCGGGGAGATGTTTACCGCCTCAGAATATTGCAGGCAGCATCACCCCGATCAACAGTGGTGCGGCGCACCACGACGGAGGTGCTCGTTTCCTACGATCAACTGTCAAACAAGCTGCAACAGCTTAGCCGTGCAGGCAGTAAAGTCGTTAGTGTCACGCCTGTTTAGAAATGGGTAAATGGGTAACGGGTGCATGGTTGATCAGCCTGATCCATTACCCATGACTCAATCATCTTCAACCCCATCAGTCCTGTCCCTACCACCGATTACCGATTACGAAAGGAGAATTCCGTGCCTATTACAGCAGCAGCCTCTCGCTTGGGAACATCCGCGTTTAGCGATGCCACTCCGATCGAGTTACGCCCTTTGTCAACCCAGGAAGAGATTGAGGCAGTCATTCGTGCGGCTTACCGTCATGTGTTGGGTAACGATTATCTGTTAGCGTCTGAACGGCTGACAGTTCCTGAGTCCCTTCTACGGAACCGCCAAATTACTGTACAGGAGTTTGTGCGTCAGCTTGCCAAATCAGAGTTGTACAAGAAAAAATTCTTCTACAACAATTTTCAGACACGGGTGATTGAGCTGAACACCAAGCACCTGTTGGGTAGAGCGCCCTACGATGAGTCTGAAGTCATCTATCACCTGGATCTTTACGAAAACAAGGGCTACGAAGCTGATATCGATTCCTACATCGACAGCGATGAGTATCAGCAATACTTTGGGGAAAATATTGTTCCCTACTATCGGGATTTAGTCACAACTGGCGTTGGGCAAAGAACGATCGGATTTACCCGCATGTTCCGTCTCTACCGGGGATATGCCAATAGCGATCGTTCCCAATTGGCCGGAGACAGCACCCGTTTAGCGGTTGATTTGGCAAGAAACAGTGCTTCTTCGATCGTTGCCCCCTCCGGCAGTGGTGAGGGTTTTGCATACCTGCCGTCCAAACAGGGTGTTGCCCCCAGCCGCACCTTTGGCAGATCCTCAACCGGATCATCCGATCGGCTCTATCGGATTGAAGTCGCAGGTATCAGCCTCCCCCGTTACCCCAGAGTCCGTCGCAGCAACAAAGAGTTCATCGTTCCCTACGAACAGCTATCCAGTACCCTCCAGCAAATTAACAAGCAGGGCGGTAAGGTTGCCAGCGTTACTTTGGCACAGTGATTAGCTAGAAGTTAGAAGTCAGGAGCCAGGAGTCAGAAGGGATGACCATCCTGGCTTCTGGCTTCTGGATTTATTTTCATTCCATTCCTTATCTACTTACTCAGGAGATACAAGCCATGCTAGGACAGTCTGCATTAACCAGAGCTTCTGGGTCACTCTCTGATAACCGCGTCTTTATCTACGAGGTGGAAGGATTGCGCCAAAATGACCAAACCGAAAACAATAGCTATCCCGTTCGTAGCAGCGGCAACCAGTTTATTCCAGTGCCTTACAACCGGATGAATGAGGAAATGCGCCGCATTACCCGGTTAGGCGGCAAAATTGTCGGTATTCGTCCCCTCAATAACCACGATTAAGCAACGAATTTGATCTGGGCTAAAGCTCACCTATCAATCATCCAGCCCCCCAGTTTCTGCTAGAACGCCGATACAGAAACCGGGTTTCTGCTGTGAGATGCTCAATTTTCGCTGAATATCCTCACCAGAAACCCGGTTTCTCGAAATACTGTACCGATGCTCTAGGAATTCAGCGTTGTACCGCTGATCTATCCTAGGAACCGGGGATCTTTTATTAAGTCCATTTCTACCCTGATACCGCCAATAAATTAAGGGCTAAGTAATTAGATTACTCAGCCCTTGATATAGCAATTCTAAATAGATTGTGAGAAAGGATTCCATTAGAATCCTTTCTCACAAAGCTCTCAATCTTACAACTGATTTAGGACTGCTATATTTGTCCTAATTTAAGGGGTTTACTTACGGCGAGGCACAGCGTTCATGTAGTCGATGTTTAATGCTGAAACTCGTTGGGGAACAGCACCTGCTGGGCCAATGCTTCTTGCCATATTGGTAAACAGAGATGGATCGCCTGCCTTTGGCTTCTTGTCGCTGGAGACATAGCTGCGAACCTGGGTTTGCCAGATGATTTGAGGGAAGCCGAGTTTGGCTCTGTAGTAATCATCGTAGCGAGGAGATTTGATATTAAAAGGCAGTTCTCCTTCAGAACGACCTGGCAATACACGTCGCCGTTGATAGGGAACCGTGCTGTAACCAAAGGCTTCCAGGTATTCTTCACTGTTGAGTAGCTGATCGACAAAACCAACCAGCCCCTTGGTTGCAACAACGATCGACCAGGCGATCTTTTCGCGCTCGTTGTAAATGTCGCGTCCCAGAACCCGCTGTACCGTCTGTTCGACAAAGCGGTAGTTGCTATTGAGGTCGTAGAAACTGCGCTTATACCGATCGGATAGCAACAAGCCACGAATGAAATCGCGTACTGTAATTTGACCGTTACGAAGTTGAGACTCTAATACACTTTCCCGATCGGCAGCAAATGCATGGAAAAAGATCTGGCGATAAGCTGCTTCAATGAGATCGGTGAGTTCAGTCGGAGAAAGCAAATTATCCGTAGAGAAAACTCTCGGTTGCTCATCTCCTGGAACTTCGTAAGCTGCAACTCGCTGGTTTTGACTAGTGGGGGAATATTCTAAGAGGGGAATAGCCACGTTGACGAAATCTCCCTTGTTTACGAAATCTTGCAAATTTATCCTTAAATAATACAGGGGTAGGGATACCATTATTCGGTTTAGTCTGATAAAACGTTACAGAACTTAATCGATGTGTTTTGCCAAGATTCTGGCAAGATTTTGGCAAGCAAAACCCCTCGAAAGATACCTCTAAGATCAAACTCTGTTCGTTAGTTTAAAGCTGGGAGCCTCCATAACAGGTTACTGCGACTAAACGCAGGATGGGTTAGAGGTATTCAACTCATCAATTCCTTGAGCAGAAAGGGTTAGCAAGGGCTAACCCATCGACAATAGCTACATTCGTGCGCAAATGTTTTACTCCAGGTAGGAGACGCAAAATTTGATTGGTCACTCGTTTGGGTTCTACTGGACTGTTTTCTTCGGGGTTATCTTTGCCCGATATTTTTTGATTGCTGGTGGGGCGCATCTGCTGTTCTATTCAGCTCTGGGAAAGTCCGTTGCTATCCGCAGACTGCGGCGAAAACCCCCATCCTGGAAAGGGATTCGGAAAGACATCGAATTATCGATGCTCTCCGCAGTAATTTTTGCATTTTGTGCCGCGTTGATTATGTCTGCCTTTGATACAGGCAAAACGCTGTTGTATACCGATTTGCATCAATATGAGTTGTGGTACCTGGGAGCCAGCTTTGTGGCGGTGTTGATTCTCCAGGACGCCTACTTTTACTTTATCCACCGTCTATCCCATCATCCACTGCTATTTAAATGGTTGCACCAGGGGCATCATCGCTCCGGGGACCCAACCCCCTGGACTTCTTTCGCATTTGATCCCCTGGAAGCACTCATACAGGCGCTTTTCCTGGTTGCGATCGTGTTTATTGTGCCGCTCCATTTCATCACACTGGTTGCCGTGCTAATGACCATGACCGTGTGGACGGTTTGGAACCATCTTGGGGTTGAACTGTTTCCGCCAGCGTTTGCCCACCATTGGTTTGGCAAGTGGTTTATTGGCCCGACCCATCACTCAATTCACCACCGAAAGTACACCGTGCATTACGGACTGTACTTCACCTTTTGGGACAAGTTGTTGGGCAGCCATGATCCCAGTTATGAATTTGAGTTTGACTCGGCACTGAGAACTCGCCTGGATTATTTGCGCTAGATGAGTTTGCCTGATTACTGTATACGGTAACTGAGGATAGTTGTGCGGACAGTTGTTGCGACGAGATACGTCACACCCCTGCGGGAGGGCGGTTCGCTGCCAGCCATTGTGGAAGCGGATGATGATGGGGTGTATGTGCTGAAGTTTCGGGGCGCAGGTCAGGGACCCAAATCCCTGATTGCCGAGTTAGTAGCGGGTGAGATTGCGCGCGCATTGGGTCTGTTAGTGCCTGAGATTGTGTTTATTGAACTGGACCCGGAACTTGCCCGAACTGAGCCTGATCCAGAAATTCAAGACCTGATCCGGGCAAGTGCGGGGTTAAATCTGGCGCTTGATTATCTCCCTGGTTCCGTCACCTTTGACCCGATCGCAGAAACCATCGACCCCGACCTCGCCTCTGCAATTGTCTGGCTGGATGCCTATGTGACCAATATCGATCGCACCCCCCGCAACACGAATATGCTGATCTGGCACCGTCGCCTCTGGTTGATCGACCACGGTGCCGCCCTCTACTTTCACCACACCTGGAAAAACTACCTGGAACGTAACCGCGATCCTTTTCCAGCCATCAAGAATCACGTCCTTCTCCCTTTTGCGAGTGCCCTCCAGACGGTAGACTCAGAGTTGACTGAGCGGCTCTCCGTCGAGGTGATTGACAAGATTGTTCAACTGATTCCAGATGACTGGTTGGTTGACGCTCCATTTCGGGATATCCAACAGCATCGGGATGCCTACATCGAATACTTGTTAAAGCGCCTGGAGCCACCGCATCTTTTTTGGGAGGAGGCAATTCGTGCCCGATCAGTTGACCTATGACTATGCCATTGTCCGTGTTGTGCCAAAGGTCGAGCGGGAAGAATTTGTCAACGTCGGAGCGATCGTCTCCTGCCCTGCCAAAAAATTTCTTGAAGCCCGGATTGAACTGAACGAACAACGCCTGCTTGCGCTCGATCCAACTCTAGATGTGGAACTGATTCGGAATTACTTAGCGGCGATTCCGATCATCTGTGCCGGAGGAGGGCAAGCTGGCGCGATCGGGCAACTCCCCCAGCGAGAGCGTTTTCACTGGCTCGTTGCCCCCCGCAGCACAATTATTCAGACATCACGGGTACACACCGGGTTATGTCAAAATTTGCCCGCCGTACTCGAACACCTATTAGACTCAATGGTGCGTCCATGCCGCCCAAAACTTCAGGTCTGATCTTCCATCTCATTCCAGTAGGAAGCTTCAATCTTGTGTCCATCCAGATCGCGCACAAAACACCCATAGTAGGGTTCTCCATAGTCGGGTCTGCCCCCCGGCGCACCCTCATCCACACCACCCGCAGCTAAAGCTGCCTGGTAGAACGCATGCACAGCTTCTTTAGTCGGAGCAATAAAGCCAATATGGGTGCCATTGCCAACGGTGGCAGGGTTGCTATCGATGGGGGTTTGTACCCAAAATTCGGGATACTGCTTGCCATAGGCAACGGCACCGGGATGCTCCATAACGCGACGGCATCCTAGCGTTGGCAGCACGGCATCGTAGAATGCAACTGCCCGATCGAACTGGTTGGTGCCGATCGAGATGTGCGAAAGGATACTGGGAATATCCACCATAGGAACCTCTTGTGGCTTGAGATTGAGAAGTTGGGATTAAGGATTTGAGACTGAAGATTTGATCTAAAAGCCGGTATGGAGCCTGACTTTGATCGATTTTTCTACCCACAATTCAATGTAGCGATCGAATAATAGCAGTATGTTAGTACTAAATCAATCACAATTTCCCCCCTTTCCTCGATCCACCCTGCCCAACCAACTGCTACAACGATTAGTAAGGATCTTAATTGTGTGAAAGAACAGGGTATGGATTGGCAGGAAGTTTCCGGAAGTTGGGTGTTGGTGCCGTCGCGTCCAGTGGCGATCGTGCATTTTTTGGGGGGCGCATTTGTGGCAACGGCCCCCCAGGTGACCTATCGCAGGCTACTGGAGCGGTTGGCACTGCAAGGCTATGCGATCATTGCAACGCCGTTTGTGAATACCTTTGACCATACCGCGATCGCCCAGGCTGTACTACGAAACTTCGATCGTACCCTGGAGAAGCTTTACGACACATCGCTACGCAAGCGCTATTTACCGATTTACGGCATTGGGCACAGCATGGGCTGCAAACTCCATCTGTTGATTGGGAGCTTGTTTCAGGTTGAACGGGCAGGCAATATTTTAATCTCCTTCAACAATTTCTCGGCGCGGGATGCCGTACCCCTGGTTGAACAATTTTCCTCAGCCTTTTCCCAATTGTCTCCAACCTTTTCGGTAGAATTTACGCCCTCCCCGATGGAAACCAATCATCTCGTAGCTCAAAAATATCAAATTCGGCGCAATTTGCTGGTCAAGTTCAGCAATGACACGATCGATCAAACAACTGCCCTGACCGATCTACTGCAAACCCGTTTCCCAGGGATGGTAGTCGCTCAGACATTAACGGGTAATCATCTGACGCCCCTGGGTCCCGATGCCAAATTGCAGGCAGGAGAGATTTTTACACCGTTTGATGCCATTAGCCAGTGGATTCGTCAGGAAGTTTACCGGGAACTTCACCACCTAGAGGAAACACTTTTGCGCTGGTTAAACCCCTTAGCACCGTTGTAGAGAAAGAATCTTCATCCAAGTGGTTGAACTCATCAGGGGAATTGCGATCGCACCCGTTGAATCTACTGTTAGATGTAGCCGTCCTAAGGAAATTCCCTTCAAGGATATGTGAACCTTTTTCCAAGGAAGACACTTTTACACCCTGGACAGCGCAGACTGGCTAAATGAAAAAAGTTCGGTTGGAGGCTGTATGGAATACCTAAAGCCTTTTGTTCTTCTATTTGCCCTATTTCTGCTGACCTCCCTACTGTGCTGGGTGTCCTACGATTTATTTTTGCTCAGTCCCCTGTTTAGCGTCGGTTTCTTTCTAGTGGGGGTGCTGGCTGTGATTATGACGGTAGATGCGATTAAGTCAGTTCTTTATCCATGACCAGAAAATAGAAGCGGGAGTCAGCATCGAAAATAAGGGATAGGCGTACAAATAAAATCCCACGGTCACAATAAAGATCTCATGCTAGGATTCGCTGAGTCTGGAGCTAAAACTTGGTGAGCCGGTATGGAGATTGACGCTGGAACTGAACAAAGTGGGTTGATGGATATCGAAGCAGTTCAAAAGGCGTTAAACCGTTCTAGAGCTTCGATCTATCGATATGCCAACACGGATTTAAACACCCTGAATCCTGAGTATGACCCCCAATTGCTCAACCCAGAACTTCGTACCAGCAAGGATGCCCCATTGCTATTTCATCCCAACGAAGTTGCCCGCTTTGCCAGAGATGTATTGAAGATTAAACAGGTTACGATTGAAGTTCGGGAGTCTGCACCAACTCCAACGCAGGAATTGTTGCAGGCAATTTTGGCAGAACTTCAGAGCATTCACCAGCTTTTGAAGGCGCGCTCTTAAATAGGGGGTAGGGGGTAGGTGGTAGGGGGTAGAGAGAAGACAGCGGAGACAGGGAAGATGGGGGAGAGCGGTAAAGGAGTGAAGGGAAAGGGAATCCTATGACCAATTACTCAACTTAAAATTCTTAATTCTTAATTCCTGGCTTCCAATGGCTGAACCTGTTTCTGAATCCCAACTTCGACCACTGCGTGAGGGCGATCGCCTGAAGTATCACGGGGTGCAGTGGCGAATTGACGACTACAGTACCTATACGGATGAAAATGGGTACGAAACCGAGGAATGGTTGTTGCATTCCCAAACGGGCAAGGAATACTACTTAATGCGCGAAGTAGATCCCCAAACTGCCCCATCTCAGATTCACTGGTATGTCGCGGAAGAACTGCAATATCCAGCCATTTATGAACCAAATGCCACCAGGGATTTGGTGCCAACCCTAGTGGAGGATATGCGATCGCACAAAACCCCCTATCCGGAGTTGCGTGTATTCAACCGAACCTATCAGTTTGAGTCGCAAACGGAAGGCGATTACGAATCCGATGGGGCGACTCGCCATCGGATTACCTGGGATTACTGGGATGCTACCCATCTCTGGAACCTTGCCCTGGAAGCCTGGAATAATGGCACCCTGAGCATCTATTCCACCAGAGAAGTACAGCCCGCTGACTTCACAGATGTTCAAACGGGGCGAGACTTTGCTACCTCTGCATCTTCTAATGTGCCCGCAGGTAGTTTCATGATTACCCAGAACCAAAACCGCTCCTTTGAAGTAAACAACTCCCGTCAAAAACAACTCATCATTGCCTGGGCGATCGTCATTGTCGGGTTTGTGCTGATGCTGTCGGGAATTTAGGGGGTAGGTAGTAGGTGGTAGGTAGTAGGTATCAGAGCCGTGGCAATACACCAGCAGCTAGGACAAATCAAACTGTTGAAGGATTGTGATAACTAAATTTCATCCTCAGCACTCAGCACTTCGCTACAACTCAAAACTATTCCCCAACTACCCTTCAATCACCAAATTCAAAGTTCTTCCCTCCCACCTACCACCTATCACCTACCCCCTCAAATGCCCGCTTCCCTCTTTATCGAACATCACGCCAATGGTCTTGCCTTTTATATCAATGGCGACCTGCAATTTGATACAGCAGATGAGGCAATTTACCACGAATACCTGGTGGTGCCAGCGATCGCCCTGGCAGTCCAGCGATTCCCAAATACACAACTGCGGGTTCTGATTTGTGGCGGTGGAGATGGGTTGGCAGCGCGGGATGGATTGCGTTTTCCAGAAGTGGATGAAATTACGCTGGTGGATTACGATCCAGCAGTTCTGGAACTGGGGCGGACGGTATTTCGACCCTATAACCAGGGAAGTTTAGTTGAGGAAAGAAAAACAGCCCTGGGAGCCAGTCGGGTCACGGTTCATACCCAGGATGCCTTTGAGTTTGTTTCTCATCTGCCCGATGCCTGCTATCACGTTGTCATTTGTGACTTTACGTTTCCGACCTGTGCCGCAGATACCCGCGTTTATAGCCGGGAATGGTTTCAGGAGGTGCGGCGAGTGCTGCGTTCAGGTGGGATTGTCAGTACAAATGGAGTCTCTCCGGAGCAGCGAACCCTGGGTTTCTGGTGTCTGTACCAAACGATGCTGGCAGCAGAACTTCCCGCCAAGCCGCTGCAAGTTGCCATCCCCTCCTTTCACCGTCATGGCTATGGGGACTGGGGATTTTTGCTTGCCTCCTCTGTTGCGATCGCCCGCTCGGAGTTGGAGGCGATCGCTCTACCCACCCATTTACGCGCCCTGCAACCGCAATCCTGGCTAAGCGTGTTTCAGATGCGAGCAGCGATCGCCCATTACCGCCATAGCGTCAACATTCATACCCTGGAATGTCCCCAACTGTTTTATTACCTGCTGAATCCCCAACTTGCACCAGAAACGGTTGATTTAATTGCTGATTTTGATCATGAACCCGCGATCGATTTTTTGGACATACAGGAAGGTGGAACAGGTCTGGTTGGAGCAATGGATTTATTGAATTTGGATGCAACTGTGAATGTTTGGTTGAATCAACTGCATCAATCAGAAAGCTCTGATTTCACTGCTTTCAATTTTGAACATTTCATTCCAGTTCAGCATCGTTACCACAGTCCTAAAATGACCCAGGAATGGGTCGGTTACCTAAAGTCATTATTAGAAGAAATTGATGTTAATCAGCTCCTTTCTAGTCTTTTAGAGCAGGCGCAGGAGCTTCCACCCCAGCTCGTCTGTGAACTCAAACAACTTCAGCAAAAAATCCGCACCGGGCAACCCTTAACCTACCTTTCTGAACACACCGGCGAAATGATTACGATCCTGTCTGTCACCTTATTAATGGCAAATTTAACTGCACCCGATGCAGTATTTGCTAAAGGCTTCTGGGGCGGAGGGAGCCGCCGCAGCTATGGTGGTTCTTCAGGAGGTGGAAGCTATTACAGTGACGGGGATGGCTCCTTTGGTTGGTTTGGGTTTTGGATGACCATGATTGGTGGGATGTGGCTTTGGTCACTTTATAAAAATCGAGACGAGAGTTGAGAATTATGAATTGAGAATTATGAATTGAGAATTATGAATTGAGAATTATGAATTGAGAATTATGAATTGAGAATTGAAAGTTTCAAATTTTTGAGTTGGGTCATTGGTTTGTTTTTTTATGCCCCCCACCCCCCATCCCCCCTCCCATTCTCCCTTGCTTCTACGATCGCTCACTTCAGGCGATCGAGAACAGTGGGATGCGTTCATTCAATCTGCTGCAAACGGATGTTTTATGCAGGCATGGGCATGGGCAGACTTTAAGGAATTGGAAGGATACCAAACCTTCCGATATGGATTATTTGTAGCTGAGGAAACGAATGAAAAATTGGTGGGAGGATGCATTTTTTACTTTTTCCCCAGTAGCCACGACGCAAATTTGTTGATGGCTCCCGGCGGCCCTTTTTTGCTACCCGGATTTGAATTAGAAGGAATGCAACTGTTGCTCAATCAAGCAACAGTTTTAGCCAAGGAATGGGGGGCGATCGCGCTCCGAATCGAACCTTTGCTTTCAGAAAAGCCCAATTATCTCCAGGGTTTTGTCCGCGCACCAGTCGATCTTCTCTTCTCGGAAACCCTGTTAATTGACCTGCGCCCCACAGAAGCCAAAATTCTCCAATCCATGAAACCAAAAGGACGGTATAACGTGCGGCTGAGCCAGCGGCACGGAGTTGAGACCCGCTTTACTACTGATCCTCAGGCGATCCCCGTGTTCTATGATTTGTTCTGGGAAACGGGGGAAACGCCAGCGTTTTTTTGGTGAACCCTACGGCTTTTTCATCAACCTCTGCCAGACCCTCTTTGCCGCAAACATGGCAGAAATTGGGTTGGCAACCTGGAAAGGAGAAGTTCTATCTGCCATCCTCCTCATATACTGGGGCACCCCATACCCCACACCCCAGTCCCCACACCCCACATCCCGCGCCACCTACCTCTATGGCGGTCGCAGTCCCCATCATCCGCAAGTCATGGCAAGCTACGGACTTCACTGGGCAGCCATGCAACGGGCTAAAGCCAGGGGCTACCACAGT from Kovacikia minuta CCNUW1 carries:
- a CDS encoding DUF4178 domain-containing protein, whose protein sequence is MAEPVSESQLRPLREGDRLKYHGVQWRIDDYSTYTDENGYETEEWLLHSQTGKEYYLMREVDPQTAPSQIHWYVAEELQYPAIYEPNATRDLVPTLVEDMRSHKTPYPELRVFNRTYQFESQTEGDYESDGATRHRITWDYWDATHLWNLALEAWNNGTLSIYSTREVQPADFTDVQTGRDFATSASSNVPAGSFMITQNQNRSFEVNNSRQKQLIIAWAIVIVGFVLMLSGI
- a CDS encoding spermine/spermidine synthase domain-containing protein — translated: MPASLFIEHHANGLAFYINGDLQFDTADEAIYHEYLVVPAIALAVQRFPNTQLRVLICGGGDGLAARDGLRFPEVDEITLVDYDPAVLELGRTVFRPYNQGSLVEERKTALGASRVTVHTQDAFEFVSHLPDACYHVVICDFTFPTCAADTRVYSREWFQEVRRVLRSGGIVSTNGVSPEQRTLGFWCLYQTMLAAELPAKPLQVAIPSFHRHGYGDWGFLLASSVAIARSELEAIALPTHLRALQPQSWLSVFQMRAAIAHYRHSVNIHTLECPQLFYYLLNPQLAPETVDLIADFDHEPAIDFLDIQEGGTGLVGAMDLLNLDATVNVWLNQLHQSESSDFTAFNFEHFIPVQHRYHSPKMTQEWVGYLKSLLEEIDVNQLLSSLLEQAQELPPQLVCELKQLQQKIRTGQPLTYLSEHTGEMITILSVTLLMANLTAPDAVFAKGFWGGGSRRSYGGSSGGGSYYSDGDGSFGWFGFWMTMIGGMWLWSLYKNRDES
- a CDS encoding lipid II:glycine glycyltransferase FemX produces the protein MPPTPHPPSHSPLLLRSLTSGDREQWDAFIQSAANGCFMQAWAWADFKELEGYQTFRYGLFVAEETNEKLVGGCIFYFFPSSHDANLLMAPGGPFLLPGFELEGMQLLLNQATVLAKEWGAIALRIEPLLSEKPNYLQGFVRAPVDLLFSETLLIDLRPTEAKILQSMKPKGRYNVRLSQRHGVETRFTTDPQAIPVFYDLFWETGETPAFFW
- a CDS encoding lipid II:glycine glycyltransferase FemX, with product MICSGKRGKRQRFFGEPYGFFINLCQTLFAANMAEIGLATWKGEVLSAILLIYWGTPYPTPQSPHPTSRATYLYGGRSPHHPQVMASYGLHWAAMQRAKARGYHSYDFYGYTRDPNHGYAKFSQFKRQFGGTPVTTIGAHDYFFYDRLADTLVGIFKRIKNESRGQGAEGRREEFGR